In a genomic window of Nocardia fluminea:
- a CDS encoding choline/carnitine O-acyltransferase — MNQPTFAAEDTLPRVPLPTLDDSCARFLQWCQPLLGAEEYATTEGAVAELLRPGGAGRALHAALAEYDATPGVGSWLDEFWPSRYLGRRDRIAINANFVFLFRDDTPLAASTVAGQTERAAAIIGAAVDYKLALDAEKIAPVTQRGQALSMWQNKYLFSETRIPGEIQDSVRKPYSPEWPGPSDARHIAVFYRGNIFRMDVIGPDGAPYAFDDVVDGLRAVIKGGTKPAATDTSIGHLTTKARAAWARSREVLRTEPANVAAFDAVETALFAVCLEDFAPRDELHACDQLLHGDSGNRYFDKSVSFIVFADGQAGINIEHCGLDGTTVLSFVDALLERTTQDHAATSGAQSQGLPSVEPIEFVLDSAARADIAAAGADFARFAADTATSLVSFDDFGTGEAKKLGISPDAFAQLSYQLAHRRSKGLTGATYESIATRQFRNGRTEAMRVVTPEMVAFVDAMVSDDADAETKLAAARTAASAHVARAKECQAGQAPEQHLWELEWIQRRRGEQLGVADERIALFDSPGWTIMRDDYLSTSSAPSKHIRYFGFGSTSPRCIGIAYVLLPDRWNIYLATPKSVSDQMYAFADHLRASVADLRELLSPPA; from the coding sequence TTGAACCAACCCACGTTCGCCGCCGAAGACACACTGCCGCGGGTACCGCTGCCGACACTGGATGACAGTTGCGCGCGGTTCCTGCAGTGGTGTCAGCCACTGCTCGGCGCCGAGGAATACGCCACCACCGAGGGCGCGGTAGCCGAGCTGCTGCGCCCCGGTGGGGCGGGACGCGCCCTGCATGCCGCACTGGCCGAATACGACGCCACCCCCGGCGTCGGCAGCTGGCTCGACGAATTCTGGCCGTCACGGTATCTGGGCCGACGGGACCGGATCGCGATCAACGCCAACTTCGTGTTCCTGTTCCGCGACGACACCCCGCTGGCGGCCTCGACCGTCGCCGGGCAGACCGAGCGGGCCGCGGCGATCATCGGGGCGGCGGTCGACTACAAGCTGGCGCTGGACGCGGAGAAGATCGCGCCGGTGACGCAGCGCGGGCAGGCACTGTCGATGTGGCAGAACAAGTACCTGTTCTCCGAGACCCGGATTCCCGGCGAGATCCAGGACAGCGTCCGCAAGCCCTACAGCCCGGAATGGCCCGGCCCGTCGGATGCCCGTCACATCGCGGTCTTCTACCGCGGCAACATCTTCCGGATGGACGTCATCGGACCCGACGGCGCGCCTTACGCGTTCGACGATGTGGTCGACGGGCTGCGCGCGGTGATCAAGGGCGGCACCAAGCCCGCCGCGACCGACACCTCGATCGGCCACCTCACCACGAAAGCCCGCGCGGCCTGGGCGCGCAGCCGCGAAGTGCTGCGCACCGAACCCGCCAACGTCGCAGCCTTCGACGCGGTGGAGACGGCGCTGTTCGCGGTGTGCCTGGAGGACTTCGCCCCGCGCGACGAACTGCACGCCTGCGACCAACTGCTCCACGGTGACAGCGGCAACCGCTACTTCGACAAGTCGGTGTCGTTCATCGTCTTCGCCGACGGCCAAGCCGGCATCAACATCGAGCACTGCGGACTCGACGGCACCACCGTGCTCTCGTTCGTCGACGCGCTGCTCGAACGCACCACCCAGGACCACGCGGCGACCAGCGGGGCGCAGTCGCAGGGGCTGCCCTCGGTGGAGCCGATCGAGTTCGTGCTCGATTCCGCCGCCCGTGCCGACATCGCCGCGGCGGGCGCCGACTTCGCGCGCTTCGCCGCCGACACGGCCACCTCGCTGGTATCGTTCGACGACTTCGGCACCGGCGAGGCCAAGAAGCTGGGCATCTCGCCCGATGCCTTCGCTCAGCTGAGCTACCAGCTCGCCCACCGGCGCAGCAAGGGGCTCACCGGCGCCACCTACGAATCCATCGCGACCCGCCAGTTCCGCAACGGCCGCACCGAGGCCATGCGCGTGGTGACCCCGGAGATGGTGGCGTTCGTCGACGCGATGGTGTCCGACGACGCCGACGCCGAGACCAAGCTGGCCGCGGCGCGCACCGCCGCCTCCGCCCACGTCGCGCGGGCCAAGGAATGCCAGGCGGGGCAGGCGCCCGAGCAGCACCTGTGGGAGCTGGAGTGGATCCAGCGCCGCCGCGGCGAACAGCTCGGCGTCGCCGACGAGCGGATCGCGCTGTTCGACAGCCCCGGCTGGACGATCATGCGCGACGACTACCTCTCGACCAGCTCGGCTCCGTCGAAGCACATCCGCTACTTCGGGTTCGGCTCGACCAGCCCGCGCTGCATCGGTATCGCCTACGTGCTGCTGCCGGATCGGTGGAACATCTACCTGGCCACCCCCAAATCGGTGTCCGACCAGATGTACGCCTTCGCCGACCACCTGCGCGCGTCGGTAGCCGACCTGCGCGAACTGCTCTCCCCACCGGCGTGA
- a CDS encoding phosphoribosyl-ATP diphosphatase yields the protein MKQSLLVKNFESLFAELTERAQTRPEGSGTVAALDAGVHFQGKKVLEEAGEIWLAAEHESDEALAEEISQLLYWVQVMMLGRGLKLEDVYRHL from the coding sequence ATGAAACAATCTCTACTCGTGAAGAACTTCGAATCCCTGTTCGCCGAGCTGACCGAGCGTGCCCAGACCCGCCCCGAGGGCTCTGGCACCGTGGCCGCGCTGGACGCAGGCGTTCATTTCCAGGGCAAGAAGGTCCTGGAGGAGGCCGGCGAGATCTGGCTGGCCGCCGAGCACGAGAGCGACGAAGCGCTCGCCGAGGAGATCTCCCAGCTGCTGTACTGGGTCCAGGTGATGATGCTGGGTCGTGGGCTGAAGCTCGAGGACGTGTACCGACATCTGTGA
- the hisG gene encoding ATP phosphoribosyltransferase — MLRVAVPNKGSLSEAATSILSEAGYRKRTDSRDLTVLDLANQVEFFFLRPKDIAIYVGSGELDLGITGRDLALDSGSPVSERLSLGFGRSTFRYAAPAGEDWKVEDLAGKRIATSYPNLVRADLARFGIEAEVIRLDGAVEISIQLGVADAIADVVGSGRTLRQHNLIAFGESLCDSEGVLIERAGSDRDDRARNQLINRIQGVVFAQQYLMLDYDCPKSLFDQAVAITPGLESPTVSPLTDPEWVAVRALVPRKQGNELMDRLADLGAKAILATDIRSCRAF, encoded by the coding sequence ATGTTGCGCGTCGCAGTTCCCAACAAGGGTTCGCTGTCGGAAGCCGCCACCTCCATCCTGAGCGAGGCCGGCTACCGCAAGCGGACCGATTCCCGCGATCTCACCGTGCTCGACCTCGCGAATCAGGTCGAGTTCTTCTTCCTGCGTCCCAAGGACATCGCCATCTACGTCGGCTCCGGTGAGCTCGACCTCGGCATCACCGGCCGCGACCTGGCACTGGACTCCGGTTCCCCGGTGAGCGAGCGGCTCTCGCTCGGTTTCGGCCGCTCCACCTTCCGCTACGCGGCTCCCGCGGGCGAGGACTGGAAGGTCGAGGATCTCGCGGGCAAGCGCATCGCCACCTCCTACCCGAACCTGGTTCGCGCCGACCTCGCCCGCTTCGGCATCGAAGCCGAGGTGATCCGCCTCGACGGCGCGGTCGAGATCTCGATCCAGCTCGGTGTCGCCGACGCCATCGCCGACGTCGTCGGATCCGGGCGCACCCTGCGTCAGCACAACCTGATCGCGTTCGGCGAGTCCCTGTGCGACTCCGAAGGCGTCCTCATCGAACGCGCCGGGTCCGACCGCGACGACCGCGCCCGCAACCAGCTCATCAACCGCATCCAGGGCGTCGTGTTCGCCCAGCAGTACCTGATGCTGGACTACGACTGCCCGAAGTCGCTCTTCGACCAGGCCGTCGCCATCACCCCCGGCCTGGAATCACCGACCGTGTCGCCGCTGACCGATCCGGAGTGGGTCGCCGTGCGCGCCCTCGTTCCGCGCAAGCAGGGCAACGAACTGATGGACCGCCTCGCCGACCTCGGCGCCAAGGCCATCCTCGCCACCGACATCCGCTCCTGCCGGGCCTTCTGA
- a CDS encoding YeiH family protein, protein MGETGTTSETAALQANSRPAVSDIVAGILLVLALGALTRFFDTHVPQWAADTPFKRVAKTVEYPVYAIAIGLIGNVVSGRLGLRDRLSAGFRTEFFIKTGVVLLGASINLKILVTAAAPSIVQALALITIVFGFTWWFGGVLGLDDKLRALLSSAVSICGVSAAIAAAGAVQARREQIAYAASLVIIFALPSIFLLPWLADVLGLSDAVAGAWIGGNIDTTAAVAAAGALAGEQSLQIATIVKTTQNALIGLVAIALTAWFAFRVDRTEGAARPSIGEFWARFPKFVLGFIAASVIGTLYLQSVDKKTGAAHIAVINDLRTWFLILAFVSIGLEFSLRGLREAGWRPIVVFGSAAVVNLAVGLGLSVLLFRDFAV, encoded by the coding sequence ATGGGGGAGACCGGGACGACATCGGAAACCGCGGCGTTGCAGGCGAATTCGCGGCCCGCGGTGAGTGACATCGTGGCGGGGATCCTGCTGGTACTCGCACTGGGCGCGTTGACACGATTCTTCGACACCCACGTTCCGCAGTGGGCGGCGGACACACCGTTCAAGCGGGTGGCGAAGACGGTCGAGTACCCGGTCTACGCGATCGCGATCGGGTTGATCGGCAATGTGGTCTCGGGCAGACTGGGTCTGCGCGACCGGCTTTCGGCCGGGTTCCGGACCGAGTTCTTCATCAAGACCGGCGTGGTGCTGCTCGGTGCTTCGATCAATCTGAAGATCCTGGTGACCGCCGCCGCTCCGTCGATCGTGCAGGCACTGGCGTTGATCACCATCGTGTTCGGGTTCACCTGGTGGTTCGGCGGGGTACTCGGACTCGACGACAAGCTGCGGGCGCTGCTGTCCTCGGCGGTGTCGATCTGCGGAGTGAGCGCGGCCATCGCGGCGGCGGGAGCGGTGCAGGCACGGCGCGAACAGATCGCCTACGCGGCGTCGCTGGTGATCATCTTCGCGCTGCCCTCGATCTTCCTGTTGCCCTGGCTCGCTGATGTTCTCGGGCTCTCCGACGCGGTGGCCGGTGCGTGGATCGGTGGCAATATCGACACCACCGCCGCGGTGGCGGCCGCGGGTGCGCTGGCGGGTGAGCAGTCGCTGCAGATCGCGACGATCGTCAAGACCACGCAGAACGCGCTCATCGGTCTCGTGGCGATCGCGCTCACCGCCTGGTTCGCGTTCCGCGTGGATCGCACCGAAGGCGCCGCTCGTCCGAGTATCGGCGAATTCTGGGCCAGGTTCCCGAAATTCGTGCTCGGGTTCATCGCCGCCTCGGTCATCGGCACGCTGTATCTGCAATCGGTGGACAAGAAGACCGGTGCCGCGCATATCGCTGTGATCAACGACCTGCGCACCTGGTTCCTGATCCTGGCCTTCGTGTCCATCGGCCTGGAGTTCTCGCTGCGTGGGCTGCGCGAAGCGGGCTGGCGGCCGATCGTGGTCTTCGGATCGGCCGCGGTCGTGAATCTCGCTGTCGGTCTGGGCCTTTCGGTGCTGCTGTTCCGCGACTTCGCGGTCTGA
- a CDS encoding nuclear transport factor 2 family protein encodes MHPFRTAVEARDDAAIEALLAENVVFTSPVAFQPYPGKAITAAILRAVIRVFEDFRYVREIGEGRDHALVFEATVDGKQLTGCDFVHLDEDGKIDELMVMVRPLSAANALAARMGAQFEQIKAEATASSRADS; translated from the coding sequence ATGCATCCGTTCCGCACGGCGGTCGAAGCACGCGACGACGCGGCCATCGAGGCATTACTGGCCGAGAATGTGGTATTCACCAGCCCCGTCGCCTTCCAGCCCTATCCCGGCAAGGCCATCACCGCGGCCATCCTGCGCGCGGTGATCCGCGTCTTCGAAGATTTCCGCTACGTGCGCGAGATCGGCGAGGGCCGCGACCACGCCCTGGTGTTCGAGGCCACGGTGGACGGCAAGCAACTCACCGGGTGCGATTTCGTCCACCTCGACGAGGACGGCAAGATCGACGAACTGATGGTGATGGTCCGGCCGCTGTCGGCCGCGAATGCCCTGGCCGCGCGGATGGGCGCGCAGTTCGAACAGATCAAGGCCGAGGCGACCGCGAGCAGCCGGGCTGATTCCTGA
- a CDS encoding RecB family exonuclease has protein sequence MSVPLSVPLADDTADAPVHRSRPALSPSRASDFKQCPLKYRLRAIDRVPEPPSRAAVRGTVVHAVLEDLFGLPAAERQPARAAALVPGAWDRVRAERDGVDELVAEGGPEALFDEVRKLVASYYELEDPRRFEPHALEERVEVDLDGDIPLRGFVDRIDVAPNGLLRVVDYKTGRSPGPLHEARALFQLKFYALMILRTRDIVPAQLRLIYLADKNVLTYTPEREELDRFQRILTALWQAIIDAGRTGDFPPTRNSMCKFCDFKPLCPEYGGTPPPYPGWPVQAPVPADLVTERLPEDV, from the coding sequence ATGTCAGTGCCCTTGTCCGTGCCCCTGGCCGACGACACCGCCGACGCTCCGGTGCATCGGTCGCGTCCGGCGTTGTCCCCTTCGCGGGCAAGCGATTTCAAGCAGTGTCCGCTGAAGTACCGGTTGCGTGCGATCGATCGGGTGCCGGAACCGCCGTCGCGCGCGGCGGTGCGCGGGACCGTGGTGCACGCGGTGCTGGAGGACCTGTTCGGGTTGCCCGCGGCCGAACGTCAGCCGGCGCGCGCGGCGGCGCTGGTTCCCGGCGCGTGGGACCGAGTGCGCGCGGAGCGCGACGGGGTGGACGAGCTCGTCGCCGAGGGTGGACCGGAGGCGCTGTTCGACGAGGTGCGCAAGCTGGTCGCGAGCTATTACGAGCTGGAGGACCCACGGCGATTCGAGCCGCACGCACTGGAGGAACGAGTCGAGGTCGACCTCGACGGCGATATTCCGCTGCGCGGTTTCGTCGACCGTATCGACGTGGCGCCCAACGGCCTGCTGCGCGTGGTCGACTACAAGACCGGTCGCTCCCCCGGCCCGCTGCACGAAGCGCGCGCGCTGTTCCAGCTCAAGTTCTACGCCCTGATGATCCTGCGCACCCGCGACATCGTTCCGGCTCAGCTGCGCCTGATCTATCTGGCCGACAAGAACGTTCTCACCTACACACCCGAGCGCGAGGAACTGGATCGGTTCCAGCGCATCCTCACCGCGCTCTGGCAGGCCATCATCGACGCGGGCCGAACCGGGGACTTCCCGCCCACGCGCAACTCGATGTGCAAGTTCTGCGATTTCAAGCCTCTGTGCCCGGAGTACGGCGGTACGCCGCCGCCCTACCCGGGGTGGCCGGTCCAGGCCCCGGTCCCTGCCGACCTGGTGACAGAACGTCTCCCCGAAGACGTGTGA
- a CDS encoding tRNA (adenine-N1)-methyltransferase: protein MTARRTGPFAIGDRVQLTDGKGRLFTVVLEEGKEFHTHRGGIKHDDLIGNDEGTVVKSVNGTPYLALRPLLTDYVLSMPRGAAVIYPKDAAQIVHEGDVFPGARVLEAGAGSGALTCSLLRAVGPEGEVISYEIRDDHAEHAVRNVETFFGERPANWSITIADVARYEGPQVDRVVLDMLAPWDALPAVSKALVPGGVLVVYVATVTQLSKVVEALREQECWTEPRSWESMVRGWHVVGLAVRPEHRMQGHTAFLVSARRLAEGTVTPKPQRRPSKG from the coding sequence ATGACGGCCAGACGAACCGGTCCATTCGCTATCGGGGACCGCGTGCAGCTGACCGACGGTAAGGGACGCCTCTTCACCGTGGTGCTCGAGGAGGGTAAGGAATTCCATACCCATCGCGGCGGCATCAAGCACGACGACCTCATCGGCAACGACGAGGGCACCGTGGTGAAGTCCGTCAACGGCACCCCGTATCTGGCCCTTCGCCCGCTGCTCACCGACTATGTGCTGTCGATGCCGCGCGGCGCCGCGGTGATCTACCCCAAGGACGCCGCCCAGATCGTGCACGAGGGCGATGTGTTCCCGGGCGCGCGGGTGCTGGAAGCCGGTGCCGGTTCGGGTGCGCTGACCTGCTCGCTGCTGCGCGCGGTCGGGCCCGAGGGCGAGGTGATCTCCTACGAGATCCGCGACGACCACGCCGAGCACGCCGTCCGCAATGTGGAGACCTTCTTCGGCGAGCGGCCCGCCAACTGGTCGATCACGATCGCCGACGTGGCCCGGTACGAGGGCCCGCAGGTCGACCGCGTCGTGCTCGACATGCTGGCGCCGTGGGACGCGTTGCCCGCCGTGTCGAAGGCGCTGGTGCCCGGTGGGGTGCTGGTGGTGTACGTCGCCACCGTGACCCAGTTGTCGAAGGTGGTCGAGGCGCTGCGGGAGCAGGAATGCTGGACCGAACCGCGCTCGTGGGAGTCGATGGTGCGTGGCTGGCACGTCGTCGGTCTGGCCGTGCGCCCCGAACATCGTATGCAGGGCCACACCGCGTTCCTGGTGAGCGCGCGGCGGCTGGCCGAGGGCACCGTCACGCCCAAGCCGCAGCGGCGCCCGTCCAAGGGCTGA
- a CDS encoding acyltransferase family protein: MSVVPSVAVVAANTPADRDRFLDLLRISSLVVVVAGHCLMLTVSVSGTEVHFGNVLADLPMLRPLTWALQVLPLFFFAGVAAGARGIGPGTSRGAWLFRRTQRLVRPLGYFLAASVALLLVADRVLAPGWHRPLAVTSVQLLWFLGTYLTVLAFVPLLAARITSAGRMFTGVAAIVVVTAIVDAVRLTGGPAELGYLNMFVWLVPAVLGIGYLRGLLRRRTAAVLAGVVLVADALLVLVGPYEVSMVTVPGQRLSNLAPPSLLLAGHAVMLCCAAVAVAPRLRRLAARPRVWWLTVIGNTGAMTLYLWHMPALLTVLALSHLAGADRAAPTESGFWLLTAVQLTATGLLTGALFLGLRGLENTPLRWWDEPVAPVRGVRSAATVLAGIAAGIAILQATRWGLTVDGGLWFAGAAAALLAARLLTRA, encoded by the coding sequence ATGAGCGTTGTTCCCAGTGTCGCGGTGGTCGCCGCGAACACCCCGGCTGATCGTGACCGGTTCCTGGATCTGCTGCGGATCTCGTCGCTGGTGGTGGTCGTCGCCGGTCACTGCCTGATGCTGACCGTGTCGGTGTCGGGCACCGAGGTGCACTTCGGCAATGTGCTCGCCGATCTGCCGATGCTGCGCCCGCTCACCTGGGCACTGCAGGTGCTTCCGCTGTTCTTCTTCGCGGGTGTGGCCGCGGGTGCACGCGGTATCGGGCCCGGGACATCAAGGGGCGCTTGGCTTTTCCGGCGGACTCAACGGCTGGTACGACCGCTCGGCTACTTCTTGGCCGCCTCGGTGGCGCTGCTGCTGGTGGCCGATCGCGTCCTCGCGCCGGGGTGGCACCGTCCGCTCGCGGTGACGAGTGTGCAGCTGCTGTGGTTTCTCGGGACATACCTGACGGTGCTGGCGTTCGTGCCCTTGCTCGCGGCGCGGATCACCAGCGCCGGCCGGATGTTCACCGGGGTGGCGGCGATCGTGGTCGTCACGGCGATCGTCGACGCGGTGCGGCTCACCGGCGGGCCGGCGGAGCTCGGCTACCTCAACATGTTCGTCTGGCTGGTGCCCGCGGTCCTCGGGATCGGGTATCTGCGCGGTCTGCTGCGCCGGCGTACCGCCGCGGTGCTGGCCGGTGTCGTGCTGGTCGCCGATGCGCTGCTGGTGCTGGTCGGCCCGTACGAGGTGAGCATGGTCACCGTGCCGGGGCAACGGCTGTCGAATCTGGCGCCGCCCTCGCTGCTGCTGGCCGGGCACGCGGTGATGCTGTGCTGTGCCGCCGTGGCCGTGGCGCCGCGGCTGCGCCGTCTCGCCGCACGCCCGCGCGTCTGGTGGCTGACGGTCATCGGCAACACCGGCGCCATGACGCTGTATCTGTGGCACATGCCCGCCCTGCTCACCGTGCTGGCGCTCAGCCACCTGGCCGGCGCCGACCGCGCCGCACCGACCGAGTCGGGGTTCTGGCTGCTCACCGCAGTGCAGCTCACCGCGACCGGCCTGCTCACCGGCGCGCTGTTCCTTGGCCTGCGCGGCCTGGAGAACACCCCGCTGCGCTGGTGGGACGAGCCGGTCGCCCCGGTGCGCGGCGTGCGCTCGGCCGCCACCGTGCTCGCCGGGATCGCGGCCGGGATCGCGATTCTGCAGGCCACCCGATGGGGCCTCACCGTGGACGGTGGGCTCTGGTTCGCAGGCGCGGCGGCCGCGTTGCTCGCCGCCCGCCTGCTCACCCGTGCGTGA
- the arc gene encoding proteasome ATPase, whose amino-acid sequence MSPNENSDSAAWRELEAVRAESAALRRQLADSPDRARELEARIDSLTIRNGKLMDTLKEARQQLIALREEVDRLGQPPSGYGIVIHAYEDQTVDVFTSGRKMRLTCSPNIDADALEYGQTVRLNEALTVVEAGNFDAIGEIGTLREILDDGRRALVVGHADEERVVWLSGPLSKIAEYDDMADPDSPIRKLRPGDSLLVDTKAGFAFERVPKAEVEDLVLEEVPDVDYTDIGGLGRQIEQIRDAVELPFLHKDLFREYALRPPKGVLLYGPPGCGKTLIAKAVANSLAKKIAESRGQDAKEAKSFFLNIKGPELLNKFVGETERHIRIIFQRAREKASEGTPVIVFFDEMDSIFRTRGSGVSSDVETTVVPQLLSEIDGVEGLENVIVIGASNREDMIDPAILRPGRLDVKIKIERPDAESAQDIFSKYLTETLPLHESDLREFDGDKQACVEAMIEKVVERMYAESDDNRFLEVTYANGDKEVLYFKDFNSGAMIQNIVDRAKKYAIKSVLDTGNPGLRIQHLFDSIVDEFAENEDLPNTTNPDDWARISGKKGERIVYIRTLVTGKNASASRAIDTESNTGQYL is encoded by the coding sequence ATGAGCCCCAACGAGAATTCGGATTCGGCGGCCTGGCGAGAGCTCGAGGCGGTACGCGCCGAGTCGGCTGCTCTTCGCAGGCAACTCGCCGATTCGCCGGATCGCGCACGCGAATTGGAAGCCAGGATCGATTCGCTGACCATCCGCAACGGCAAGTTGATGGACACGCTCAAAGAAGCGCGTCAACAGCTGATCGCGTTGCGTGAGGAAGTCGATCGCCTCGGCCAGCCGCCGAGCGGATACGGCATCGTCATCCACGCCTACGAGGATCAGACGGTCGACGTCTTCACCTCCGGTCGCAAGATGCGCCTCACCTGCTCGCCCAACATCGACGCCGACGCACTGGAATACGGCCAGACCGTGCGCCTCAACGAGGCGCTCACCGTCGTCGAGGCGGGCAACTTCGACGCCATCGGCGAAATCGGCACGCTGCGCGAGATTCTCGACGACGGCAGGCGCGCCCTCGTGGTCGGTCACGCCGACGAGGAGCGGGTGGTGTGGCTCTCGGGTCCGCTGTCCAAGATCGCCGAATACGACGACATGGCCGACCCCGATTCGCCGATTCGCAAACTGCGCCCTGGTGATTCGCTGCTGGTCGACACCAAGGCCGGCTTCGCGTTCGAGCGCGTTCCCAAGGCCGAGGTCGAAGACCTTGTGCTGGAAGAGGTTCCCGACGTCGACTACACCGACATCGGTGGTCTCGGCCGTCAGATCGAGCAGATCCGCGACGCGGTGGAACTGCCGTTCCTGCACAAGGATCTGTTCCGCGAGTACGCGCTGCGCCCGCCCAAGGGCGTGCTGCTCTACGGTCCGCCCGGCTGCGGTAAGACGCTGATCGCCAAGGCGGTGGCCAACTCCCTCGCCAAGAAGATCGCCGAATCGCGTGGTCAGGATGCCAAGGAAGCCAAGTCGTTCTTCCTCAACATCAAGGGCCCCGAGCTGCTCAACAAGTTCGTGGGCGAGACCGAGCGTCACATCCGGATCATCTTCCAGCGGGCCCGGGAGAAGGCCTCCGAGGGCACCCCGGTGATCGTGTTCTTCGACGAGATGGACTCGATCTTCCGCACCCGCGGTTCCGGTGTCTCCTCCGATGTGGAGACCACCGTTGTGCCGCAGCTGCTTTCGGAGATCGACGGTGTGGAGGGCCTCGAGAACGTCATCGTGATCGGTGCGTCCAACCGCGAGGACATGATCGACCCCGCGATCCTGCGGCCGGGCCGTCTCGATGTGAAGATCAAGATCGAGCGCCCCGACGCGGAATCGGCGCAGGACATCTTCTCGAAGTACCTCACCGAGACGCTGCCGCTGCACGAGAGCGATCTGCGCGAGTTCGACGGCGACAAGCAGGCGTGCGTCGAGGCGATGATCGAGAAGGTCGTCGAGCGGATGTACGCCGAGAGCGACGACAACCGGTTCCTGGAGGTCACCTACGCCAACGGTGACAAGGAGGTCCTGTACTTCAAGGACTTCAACTCCGGCGCGATGATCCAGAACATCGTGGACCGGGCGAAGAAGTACGCGATCAAGTCGGTGCTCGACACGGGTAACCCGGGTCTGCGGATCCAGCACCTGTTCGACTCGATCGTCGACGAGTTCGCCGAGAACGAGGACCTGCCCAACACCACCAATCCCGATGACTGGGCCCGGATCTCGGGCAAGAAGGGTGAGCGGATCGTTTACATCCGCACGCTCGTCACCGGCAAGAACGCCTCGGCCAGCCGGGCGATCGACACCGAGTCCAACACCGGTCAGTACCTGTAG
- a CDS encoding peptidylprolyl isomerase, whose amino-acid sequence MTSISQDRPFIRALFGIGIAAAALVALAPAAQTVPNHQAVIPGCAAAAAGQPNGKQWPTEPALTIDTAASHTATLETTCGTVTIALDAAAPRTVNSFAFLAGEGYFDHTRCHRLTTQGIFVLQCGDPTATGMGGPGYKFGDENLAGAVYPAGTVAMANAGPGTNGSQFFLVYRDTQLPPNYTPFGTITQGMDALATVAGAGVAGGGADGTPVADVVFNAVTTTQG is encoded by the coding sequence GTGACCAGCATTTCGCAGGACCGACCCTTCATTCGCGCGCTCTTCGGTATCGGCATCGCCGCGGCCGCTCTGGTGGCACTGGCCCCCGCCGCGCAGACCGTACCGAATCATCAGGCCGTGATCCCCGGCTGCGCAGCTGCCGCGGCGGGTCAGCCCAACGGCAAGCAGTGGCCCACCGAACCGGCGCTCACCATCGACACCGCCGCGAGCCACACCGCCACCCTCGAAACCACCTGCGGCACAGTCACGATCGCACTCGATGCCGCCGCCCCGCGCACGGTGAACTCGTTCGCTTTCCTGGCCGGCGAGGGCTACTTCGACCACACCCGCTGTCACCGGCTCACCACCCAGGGCATCTTCGTGCTCCAGTGCGGCGACCCCACCGCCACCGGCATGGGCGGCCCCGGGTACAAGTTCGGCGACGAGAACCTCGCGGGCGCGGTCTACCCGGCGGGCACCGTCGCGATGGCCAACGCGGGCCCCGGCACCAACGGCAGCCAGTTCTTCCTGGTCTACCGCGACACCCAGCTGCCCCCGAACTACACCCCCTTCGGCACCATCACCCAGGGCATGGACGCGCTGGCCACCGTCGCGGGCGCCGGTGTCGCGGGCGGCGGCGCCGACGGCACCCCGGTGGCCGATGTGGTCTTCAACGCGGTGACCACCACCCAGGGCTGA